A DNA window from Trichomycterus rosablanca isolate fTriRos1 chromosome 9, fTriRos1.hap1, whole genome shotgun sequence contains the following coding sequences:
- the psmg4 gene encoding proteasome assembly chaperone 4, whose product MENGDDTIVIHDFSEKLLEQMVHFHVMKLNGGFFLWVGNSPVFSNLAVSMNSKFDSMPLSTMVLGDSSDTTPSSLAQRLTKKTKKQVFVSYNLPVADSSLTLLVENRIKKEMDLHPDKF is encoded by the exons ATGGAGAATGGAGATGACACTATCGTTATTCATGATTTTTCGGAGAAGCTCTTGGAGCAGATGGtccattttcatgtgatgaaacTGAACGGAGGATTTTTCCTGTGGGTCGGAAACAGTCCTGTTTTCTCCAATCTAGCTGTTTCCATGAACAGTAAATTT GACTCCATGCCGCTGTCTACAATGGTATTGGGAGATTCATCTGACACGACCCCTAGTTCCCTAGCTCAGAGACTAA CAAAGAAAACCAAGAAACAGGTGTTTGTTAGTTATAACCTACCTGTGGCTGACTCGAGTCTAACACTGTTAGTGGAGAACAGAATCAAAAAGGAGATGGACCTTCATCCTGACAAATTTTAA